The Persephonella sp. genomic interval TGTCTCAACGATGGCTTCAATCATTTTTTCACGCCATTCTTCAGCTACAGGTCTGACATCTTCCGGTATTTCATCTGTTACGTCGTATTTAGCACCAAGCTCATCTCCTCTCCAGATATAAGCTTTCATTTCAAAGAGGTCTACCACACCTTCAAAATTATCTTCTTTTCCAATTGGAACCTGGATTGGAACGGGTCTTGCACCTAATTTTTCAATCATATCTTCATAAACTTTGAAGAAATCTGCTCCAACCCTGTCCATTTTGTTAACGAAGGCAATTCTTGGAACCTTAAATTTATCAGCCCATCTCCAGTTTGCTTCAGATTGTGGCTGAACTGCTTCAACAGAGGAGAAAACAAATACAATACCATCAAGGGCTTTCATAGAACGAACAACTTCAACACCAAAGTCAACGTGACCTGGTGTATCAATTATGTTCAGCTGATATCCTTTCCAGTATGCAGCTGTTGTAGCAGAGGTGATTGTAATACCTCTTTCCTTTTCCTGTTCCATCCAGTCCATGGTGGCTGCACCTTCGTGCACCTCACCAATTTTATATGTCTTACCTGTATAGAACAGGATTCTTTCTGTTGTTGTTGTTTTACCTGCGTCAATGTGAGCAACAATACCTATGTTTCTTAATTTTTCAATTGGCACTTGCCTTGCCATTCTCTTTTTTCCTCCAAATTCTTTTGATTAAGGTTCATAAATTTATTAATTTTGATTAAATTTTCAATTTTGATTTAATTACCATCTATAATGGGCAAATGCTTTGTTTGCTTCTGCCATTCTGTGTGTATCTTCTTTCTTCTTAACAGCAGCTCCTCTGTTGTTATAAGCGTCATAAAGTTCATTTGCAAGCTTTTCAATCATTGTATAATTTCCTTTTCCGCTTCTGTTTCTGGCTGCCTCAACAAGCCATCTTAAAGCAAGGGATATCTGTCTTCTTGGTGGCACTTCCATTGGAACCTGATATGTAGAACCACCAACCCTTCTTGGTCTAACTTCTAAAACAGGTTTTATATTTTCAATTGCTTTGTGGAGTGCCGTTAAAGCATCTTCTCCTGTTCTTTCTTCAAGGATTTTCATTGCTGTGTAAACTATTTTTTCTGCAACTGATTTTTTACCGTCTTTCATTACTTTATTTATTAATTTGTGAACCAGAACATCTTTATAAATTGGGTCTGGCATTATTTCTCTTGGTTTTACTGGTCCTTTCCTTGGCATTCTACTTACCTCTTACTTTATTGTTTTGGTCTTTTTGTTCCGTATTTAGAACGGGATTGTCTTCTATCTTTAACACCTGCAGCATCAAGTGCCCCTCTAATAATCTTATATCTAACACCTGGTAGGTCTTTTACCCTTCCGCCTCTAACTAAAACAATTGAGTGCTCCTGAAGGTTATGTCCAATTCCTGGGATGTAGCATGTAACCTCATATCCATTGGAAAGTCTTACCCTCGCAACTTTCCTTAAAGCAGAGTTTGGCTTTTTAGGAGTTGTTGTATAAACCCTTACACAAACCCCTCTTTTTTGAGGGTTACCTTCAAGCGCTGGTGCTTTTGATTTTTTCTTAACTTTCTTTCTTCCCTTTCTAACAAGCTGGTTTATCGTTGGCACACTAATACCTCCTTCAAAATATAAAGACAAGCTAACATTATAATAAAATATTAGCTTTAAGTCAAATACTTATGCGTAAGACGGGAATTTTATAAAGAAAAGGGGAAATATTTCCCCCCTTTTAAAATCTATTCTGAAAGTTTTTCTATTTCTTCTTGAGGAATGATAGCCTCAACTTCCGCATACTGCTTAATTCCTGTTCCTGCAGGAACTATATTACCGATAATAACGTTTTCTTTAAGCCCTTCAAGGTGGTCTTCTTTTCCTTCAACTGCAGCATCAGCAAGAACCCTTGTTGTTTCCTGGAATGATGCAGCAGAAATCCAGCTTTTTGTTGAGAGTGAAGCTTTTGTAATACCAACCAGAACAGGTTCAGCTTTAGGTGGTCTTCCACCTTCTTCTGCAATTCTCTGTGCTTCTTCTTCAAGGTCTACTTTATCAACTATTTCATTAAGGAGGAATCTGGAGTCTCCTGGGTCAACAATCTTAACTTTTCTGAGTATCTGTCTAATTATTACCTCAAAGTGTTTATCACTGATTTCAACTCCCTGCATTCTGTAAACCATTTGGACTTCTTTAACAAGGAATTTAGCCAGTTCTTCAGGTCCCATAATTCTCAGAATATCATGTGGGTTAGGTGTTCCGTCTGTAAGTGGATCACCTGCTTTAACGACTTCACCATCCTTAACAATCATATATTTACCTTTTGCAATTGAGTATTCTTTCTGGAGACCTGTTTCTTTGTTAAATACGATAACCTTGTATCCTTTAGATTTAAGTCTTACTACACCTTCAAACTCAGCTTTTATGGAGCCATCATCTGTAAGCATCTGCCCTTCCTGAACATGTTGACCGTTTTTAACCAGAACAAGTGCATCCTTTGGAACATCATATTTCTGAGATTGACCTGTGATTGGGTTGTAAATGATTATATCGTCTGCATCTTCATATATTCTAACTATTCCGTCTATCTCTGAAACTATAGCTTTATTTTTAGGTTCTCTTGCTTCAAGAAGTTCTTCAACTCTTGGAAGACCACCAACGATATCTCTAACTTTTGCTGTTTCCCTTGGGATTTTAGCTATGATATCACCTGCCTGAACTTTAAATCCTGGTTTTACCTGCAGGTAGTTGTGGTAAACGTCTGCATCTTCAGCTTCAGAACATGCAAGACATTTGTCCCATTGTGTTTCAAGGTCATTTCTTGAAAGCATTATTATTGTATTAACAGGCAGGTCATAAGTATATTCTTTACCATCATCTCCTTTAATAACTGCCCTTGGGGTATGGAGAACAGCATCTTTTGGTCTCATAAAGGAGATATCTATAATCGTTTTTCCTGTTATGTTGTCTCTTTCTTCCCTTACTGTTACATCAAGTATAACGTCTCTAAGTTCCAGTGTTCCTGATTTTTCTGCAATTATTGGTATAGCAAATGGATCCCACTCTACAAGAACATCTCCAGGTTTTACCTTTTGTCCATCTTTTACTTTCAGAATACCACCATATGGTGCAGGAAATCTTTCTTTGATTTTACCTTCTTCATCAACAATCTGTATCGCACCATCCCTGTTTATAACCAGTGTTTTTCCTTCACGGTCAACAACAGTTTTGACGTTAAGGAGTTTAACTATACCTTCAACTGAAGCTTCATGTTTTGTTTGTGCTTTTTGTGCTGTAGCAGCACCACCAATGTGGAATGTTCTCATTGTAAGCTGTGTTCCAGGCTCACCGATAGATTGAGCTGCGATAATTCCAACAGCTTCTCCGATATCAACCAGTTTTTTCTGTGACAGATCTCTTCCATAACATTTAGCACATACTCCCCTTTTCTGTTCACATGTAAGAACAGACCTAATCTTGACTGTTTCTATTCCGGCATTTTCTATAGCCTGTGCTTTTTCTTCATCTATCTCTTCACCAGCATTTACGATAACTTCGTTTGTGTATGGGTCTACAATATCCTCAGCTGCATATCTACCGACAATTCTGTCTCTAAGGGATACAACAATTTCTCCACCTTCTATGATTGCAGATACTTCAAGACCATTAAGTGTTCCACAGTCATCATTTGTGATAATTACATCCTGTGCAACATCAACAAGTCTTCTTGTAAGGTATCCAGCAACAGCTGTTTTTAATGCTGTATCTGCAAGACCTTTTCTCGCACCGTATGTGGAAATGAAGTATTCAACAATTGTTAGACCTTCTTTAAAGTTAGACCTGATTGGTGTTTCAATAAATTCACCTGAGTGCTTAGCCATAAGACCACGCATACCAGCAAGCTGTCTAATCTGGTCTTTGTTACCCCTCGCACCGGATAATGCCATCATATAGATTGGGTTAAAGATACCTGGGTATTCTTTACCGTTTTCAATTCTTTTTGTCTTTTCAAGTTCTTCAAACAGCAGTCTTGTTACTTCGTTTGTTGTTTGTGACCAGATATCAATAATTTTGTTGTGTCTTTCACCTTTTGTGATAATTCCGTCAACATACTGTTGCCATACTTTTTGTGCTTCTTCTTCTGCTTTTCTTATTATTTCCCATTTGTTTTTAGGAACAACAAGGTCATCTGCTGATATAGATACACCGGCTTTCGCAGCATACTCAAATCCAAGTTCTTTGAGTCTATCAAGTGTCTGGGCTGTTATCTCATTTCCGAATTGTTCATATATCTCAGAGATAATTGCTGAGATTTTTTTCTTATCAAGGGGTTCATTTACAAATCTAAATCCTTCTGGGAATACTCTATTAAGGATTAATCTTCCTACAGAAGTTTCAACTATCTTTCCATCTTTTTTAACTTTTATTTTTGCAAGGAGGTCAACTTTTCCAAGGTCATAGGCAAGAATAGCTTCATCCTCATTTGCAAATAGTTTTCCTTCTCCTTTTGAACCTTCAATAATCTGTGTCAGGTAGTAAGCACCCAGAATAATATCCTGAGAAGGCATTGTAATTGGTTTTCCATGTGCAGGAGAAAGAATATTCTGTGTAGAAAGCATTAAGACATAAGATTCTATTTGTGCCTCTACAGATAAAGGCACGTGAACAGCCATCTGGTCTCCGTCAAAGTCTGCGTTGAACGGAGGACATACAAGTGGATGAAGTTTTATAGCTTTTCCTTCCACAAGAACAGGTTCGAATGCCTGAACAGACATTCTATGAAGTGTAGGCGCCCTATTAAGAAGAACAGGATGTTGTTTTACAACTTCTTCAAGGCACTCCCAAACTTCAGGTGCCTTTTCCTGAACCATTCTTTTTGCGTTTTTGATAGATGTTGCATATCCTTTTTCTTCAAGTCTTCTATATACAAATGGTTTGAATAACTCAAGTGCCATTATTTTCGGTAAACCACACTGGTGCATTTCCAGTTCAGGACCTACAACGATAACAGAACGTCCTGAGTAGTCAACCCTTTTACCTAAAAGGTTTTGTCTGAATCTACCTTGCTTACCTCTTAAAGAGTCTGAAAGGGATTTAAGTGGTCTGTTGTTTTGTGTAACAATTCTTCCTCTTCTTCCGTTATCTATGAGGGCATCAACAGCCTCTTGAAGCATTCTTTTTTCGTTTCTGATAATAATTTCAGGCGCATCAAGTTCAATCAGTCTTTTAAGTCTGTTATTTCTGTTAATCACCCTTCTATAAAGGTCATTAAGATCAGAAGTTGCAAATCTTCCACCATCAAGGGGAATAAGAGGTCTTAAATCAGGTGGGATAACAGGAATTACATCAAGAATCATCCATTCAGGTCTATTTCCTGATTTGATAAATCCTTCAATAAGTCTAAGTCTTCTGACTAATTTTTTCAGTTTTTGTTCTGCAACTTCTTTGAGGATTGTTTGTCTTACAGAATCTTTTATAACTTCAAAAATAGGAATGTCTGGATTTTTCTCTCTATAAATTTTGTAAAGTTTCTCAAGTGCAGAAGGTCCTCTATCTACCACAAAGCCATCTTCACCGTATTGGGCAACGAGATCTTTATATTCTTCTTCATGGATAAGTTGTCCAAATTGCAGATTTGTATCTTTAGGGTCTATAACCAGATAATATTCTTTTGATATAACGGCATCTATTTCTTTATCTGTAGGAATTTTTTCTCCAAATTTTATTCCAGCTTCTGCAAACCTTCTTGCAATTTCTGTTATTACTTTTTTATAAAGTCTTTCCTGTGTTTGCTTGAATTCAGGGCCAAGTTCATCAAAGCCTATAGCATAGGCTTTCATCTCTTTTCTGAGTTTGGCTGCATAGGCTTCCAGGTCAAGTCTTGAGAGGATATCTTTTACTTTTTCAGCACCCATTCCGTATTCATATTTTTCTGAGTGCTCATACTCATAAGCTTCTCTAAACTCTTCCTCAGATTTTACATATAACTTCACATATTTAGTTAAAGCCCCATCCATTAAAGGAATTGTGTTTGGGTCATTTTCAAATGCTTCTTCTTCCTCTTCATCAGGATGTTCAACAATAAGGTAAGATTCAAAGTATATAACCCTTTCTATATCCCTTGATGTAAGACCAAGGAGATTACCGATTTTTGAAGGTGTTGATTTTAAATACCAGATATGAGCAACAGGTGATGCAAGTTCAATATGACCAAATCTTTCCCTTCTAACATCAGACCTTGTAACCTCAACACCACATCTATCACATATTGTTCCTTCATATTTTTTCTTTTTGTATTTACCACATAAA includes:
- the rpsG gene encoding 30S ribosomal protein S7, with amino-acid sequence MPRKGPVKPREIMPDPIYKDVLVHKLINKVMKDGKKSVAEKIVYTAMKILEERTGEDALTALHKAIENIKPVLEVRPRRVGGSTYQVPMEVPPRRQISLALRWLVEAARNRSGKGNYTMIEKLANELYDAYNNRGAAVKKKEDTHRMAEANKAFAHYRW
- the rpsL gene encoding 30S ribosomal protein S12; its protein translation is MPTINQLVRKGRKKVKKKSKAPALEGNPQKRGVCVRVYTTTPKKPNSALRKVARVRLSNGYEVTCYIPGIGHNLQEHSIVLVRGGRVKDLPGVRYKIIRGALDAAGVKDRRQSRSKYGTKRPKQ
- the rpoC gene encoding DNA-directed RNA polymerase subunit beta', with the protein product MPFESIRLSLASPEKIREWSHGEVKKPETLNYRTLKPEKDGLFCAKIFGPVKDYECLCGKYKKKKYEGTICDRCGVEVTRSDVRRERFGHIELASPVAHIWYLKSTPSKIGNLLGLTSRDIERVIYFESYLIVEHPDEEEEEAFENDPNTIPLMDGALTKYVKLYVKSEEEFREAYEYEHSEKYEYGMGAEKVKDILSRLDLEAYAAKLRKEMKAYAIGFDELGPEFKQTQERLYKKVITEIARRFAEAGIKFGEKIPTDKEIDAVISKEYYLVIDPKDTNLQFGQLIHEEEYKDLVAQYGEDGFVVDRGPSALEKLYKIYREKNPDIPIFEVIKDSVRQTILKEVAEQKLKKLVRRLRLIEGFIKSGNRPEWMILDVIPVIPPDLRPLIPLDGGRFATSDLNDLYRRVINRNNRLKRLIELDAPEIIIRNEKRMLQEAVDALIDNGRRGRIVTQNNRPLKSLSDSLRGKQGRFRQNLLGKRVDYSGRSVIVVGPELEMHQCGLPKIMALELFKPFVYRRLEEKGYATSIKNAKRMVQEKAPEVWECLEEVVKQHPVLLNRAPTLHRMSVQAFEPVLVEGKAIKLHPLVCPPFNADFDGDQMAVHVPLSVEAQIESYVLMLSTQNILSPAHGKPITMPSQDIILGAYYLTQIIEGSKGEGKLFANEDEAILAYDLGKVDLLAKIKVKKDGKIVETSVGRLILNRVFPEGFRFVNEPLDKKKISAIISEIYEQFGNEITAQTLDRLKELGFEYAAKAGVSISADDLVVPKNKWEIIRKAEEEAQKVWQQYVDGIITKGERHNKIIDIWSQTTNEVTRLLFEELEKTKRIENGKEYPGIFNPIYMMALSGARGNKDQIRQLAGMRGLMAKHSGEFIETPIRSNFKEGLTIVEYFISTYGARKGLADTALKTAVAGYLTRRLVDVAQDVIITNDDCGTLNGLEVSAIIEGGEIVVSLRDRIVGRYAAEDIVDPYTNEVIVNAGEEIDEEKAQAIENAGIETVKIRSVLTCEQKRGVCAKCYGRDLSQKKLVDIGEAVGIIAAQSIGEPGTQLTMRTFHIGGAATAQKAQTKHEASVEGIVKLLNVKTVVDREGKTLVINRDGAIQIVDEEGKIKERFPAPYGGILKVKDGQKVKPGDVLVEWDPFAIPIIAEKSGTLELRDVILDVTVREERDNITGKTIIDISFMRPKDAVLHTPRAVIKGDDGKEYTYDLPVNTIIMLSRNDLETQWDKCLACSEAEDADVYHNYLQVKPGFKVQAGDIIAKIPRETAKVRDIVGGLPRVEELLEAREPKNKAIVSEIDGIVRIYEDADDIIIYNPITGQSQKYDVPKDALVLVKNGQHVQEGQMLTDDGSIKAEFEGVVRLKSKGYKVIVFNKETGLQKEYSIAKGKYMIVKDGEVVKAGDPLTDGTPNPHDILRIMGPEELAKFLVKEVQMVYRMQGVEISDKHFEVIIRQILRKVKIVDPGDSRFLLNEIVDKVDLEEEAQRIAEEGGRPPKAEPVLVGITKASLSTKSWISAASFQETTRVLADAAVEGKEDHLEGLKENVIIGNIVPAGTGIKQYAEVEAIIPQEEIEKLSE